A window from Chloroflexota bacterium encodes these proteins:
- a CDS encoding amidohydrolase — translation MLKGYYIIDVDGHVQEPPELWDKRIDPTHRADAPKLQNGKRIYRGRDTNFKLSDAVFQEFRRKTAALYKEYIEMGWGPASQIRAMDKMGIDESFLYPTQGLFMWHIREMDPGTGAALVCAYNDWLAEFCRYEPKRLKAVAGVSLYNPKAALAEVKRAHEQLGMRGVYIRPNPVGERTLASPDYEPLWAYCESQGLAIGVHEGAHASLATAGQDRFDSDFALWSCSHPMEQMMAFLSLLEGGVLQRHPKLRVGFLEAGCGWMPYWLWRLDQRYKNTGFELGDNMTMKPSDYFRRQCWVALEADEPYIGDMIKWIGDDKVLFASDYPHPDHEPDLTEELVELESRISKRTLKKILEENPRAFYGG, via the coding sequence ATGCTCAAAGGCTATTACATCATCGATGTAGACGGGCATGTGCAGGAGCCTCCGGAGCTCTGGGACAAGCGGATCGACCCCACTCACCGGGCCGACGCTCCAAAGCTCCAGAACGGCAAGCGCATCTACCGGGGGCGTGACACCAACTTCAAGTTGAGCGACGCGGTCTTCCAGGAGTTCCGCCGGAAGACCGCAGCCCTCTACAAAGAGTACATCGAAATGGGCTGGGGCCCTGCGTCGCAGATACGGGCGATGGACAAGATGGGTATTGACGAGTCCTTCCTGTATCCGACGCAGGGTCTTTTCATGTGGCACATCCGGGAGATGGACCCCGGCACCGGCGCAGCCCTGGTCTGCGCCTATAACGATTGGCTCGCCGAGTTCTGCCGCTACGAGCCCAAGCGCCTCAAGGCCGTCGCCGGCGTCAGCCTCTACAACCCGAAGGCCGCCCTTGCCGAGGTTAAACGCGCCCATGAGCAGCTCGGCATGCGCGGCGTCTACATCCGCCCCAACCCCGTCGGCGAACGGACCCTCGCCAGTCCCGATTACGAGCCACTCTGGGCTTACTGCGAATCGCAAGGTCTGGCCATCGGCGTCCACGAAGGGGCACACGCATCCCTCGCCACCGCCGGCCAGGACCGCTTCGACTCCGACTTCGCCCTCTGGTCCTGCTCTCACCCCATGGAGCAGATGATGGCCTTCCTCTCCCTTCTCGAAGGCGGCGTCCTCCAGCGGCACCCGAAACTCCGTGTCGGCTTCCTCGAGGCGGGCTGCGGCTGGATGCCCTACTGGCTCTGGCGGCTCGACCAGCGCTACAAGAACACCGGCTTTGAACTGGGCGACAACATGACGATGAAGCCCTCCGATTACTTCCGCCGCCAGTGCTGGGTGGCCCTTGAGGCCGACGAGCCCTACATCGGCGACATGATCAAGTGGATCGGCGACGACAAGGTCCTCTTCGCCAGCGACTATCCGCACCCCGACCACGAGCCGGACCTCACCGAGGAGCTTGTGGAACTTGAGAGCCGCATCTCCAAGCGCACCCTCAAGAAGATCCTCGAAGAGAACCCCAGGGCCTTTTACGGCGGGTAA
- a CDS encoding SDR family oxidoreductase yields MHRWQIVGTTPLTGKVCIVTGASSGIGLAVTKALLGEGAKVVLVARTESKLHDTVKRLKPAKGAALVVPGDVAKTAHVKQIVHQAMKAYGRVDVLVNAAGGAAFGPITETTDEMWESMLNGNLKGTFLMCRQVAPLMLKAGSGDIVNIGSIASHQGFDGSTAYTASKHGLLGFSRALAAEVRKKGIRVMTVSPGAVDTPLWDSSGGGPGRERMLKADDVAHTVLSALKLSSTATADEFLVMPRDGVL; encoded by the coding sequence ATACACAGGTGGCAGATAGTGGGCACAACTCCGCTCACCGGGAAGGTCTGCATCGTCACGGGCGCTTCGAGCGGCATCGGCCTGGCGGTGACGAAGGCGCTCCTTGGCGAAGGGGCAAAGGTCGTCCTGGTGGCGCGCACCGAATCGAAGCTGCACGATACCGTGAAGCGGCTGAAGCCCGCCAAGGGCGCGGCCCTCGTTGTCCCTGGGGATGTGGCCAAGACGGCGCATGTGAAGCAGATCGTCCACCAGGCGATGAAGGCCTACGGCAGGGTGGACGTTCTGGTGAATGCCGCCGGCGGCGCAGCCTTCGGCCCCATCACGGAGACGACGGACGAGATGTGGGAGAGCATGCTGAACGGCAACCTGAAAGGGACGTTCCTGATGTGCCGACAGGTGGCGCCGCTGATGCTGAAGGCCGGCAGCGGCGACATCGTGAACATCGGCTCCATCGCCTCACACCAGGGATTCGACGGCTCGACGGCTTACACGGCCTCGAAGCACGGGCTGCTGGGCTTTTCCCGGGCGCTGGCGGCTGAGGTGCGCAAGAAGGGCATCCGCGTGATGACGGTTTCCCCCGGCGCGGTGGACACGCCGCTCTGGGATTCCTCGGGCGGCGGCCCCGGCCGCGAGCGTATGCTGAAGGCGGACGACGTGGCCCACACGGTGCTCTCTGCGCTAAAGCTCTCATCCACGGCAACGGCGGATGAGTTCCTGGTCATGCCCCGGGACGGCGTGTTGTAG
- a CDS encoding type II toxin-antitoxin system HicB family antitoxin → MKVKVVVHEAEEGGFWAEVPAIPGCATQGETYDELMRNLQEAIEGCLAVQVKTPKVTGRDRIVEIAV, encoded by the coding sequence ATGAAAGTTAAAGTGGTCGTCCACGAAGCGGAGGAAGGCGGGTTTTGGGCTGAGGTTCCTGCTATCCCGGGCTGCGCTACGCAGGGCGAGACCTATGATGAGCTCATGCGAAATCTGCAGGAGGCCATCGAGGGCTGCCTGGCTGTGCAAGTGAAGACTCCAAAAGTAACGGGTAGAGATAGGATCGTTGAAATCGCCGTATGA
- a CDS encoding Lrp/AsnC family transcriptional regulator gives MSTRAFVLIETSVGKTKDVLAALTGVKGVAGVDAVTGPYDLIAVVEAKDLNSVGDVVTSRIHTVQGIVRTVTCLAVSLP, from the coding sequence ATGTCTACGCGAGCCTTTGTCCTCATTGAAACCTCTGTGGGCAAGACGAAGGACGTCCTTGCGGCGCTGACGGGCGTGAAGGGCGTCGCCGGTGTGGACGCCGTCACCGGGCCGTACGACCTCATCGCAGTGGTGGAGGCGAAGGACCTGAATTCGGTAGGCGATGTGGTCACCAGCCGGATCCATACGGTCCAGGGGATCGTCCGCACGGTCACCTGCCTCGCCGTCTCTCTCCCGTAG
- a CDS encoding acyl-CoA dehydrogenase codes for MDLGLSQEQEMIKTSARDFLDKECPKKLVRDMEEDAKGYSPELWKKMANLGWMGLALPEANGGTGNSFLDLCVLLEEHGRSLLPGPFFSTVVLGALPIAKFGNDAQKKKHLPKIADGNEIVVYCQTEPSATWEASGVELTAKKEGDHYVLNGTKLFIPHAHVADTLLVVARTSKGAKAEDGITLFLADAKSPGIKFEGLKTIASDHQSEVTFKDVKVPAANVLGHADKGWQIVHAISLWGAAGKCAEMVGGAQKVLEMSVDYAKQRVQFGRPIGSFQAIQHHCANMVTDVDGSRYIAYEAIWRLSEGLDAEKEVSMAKAWVSDAYRRVCALGHQIHGGIGFTKEHDMQLYFRRAKAAELAFGDGDFHRELVAQKIGI; via the coding sequence ATGGACCTGGGCCTGAGCCAAGAGCAAGAGATGATTAAGACTTCGGCGCGCGATTTCCTGGACAAGGAATGCCCGAAGAAGCTTGTGCGCGATATGGAAGAGGACGCCAAGGGCTACTCTCCCGAACTCTGGAAGAAGATGGCGAACCTGGGCTGGATGGGCCTGGCCCTTCCCGAGGCCAACGGCGGCACGGGCAACAGCTTCCTGGACCTGTGCGTCCTGCTGGAAGAGCACGGCCGCTCGCTCCTGCCGGGCCCCTTCTTCTCCACCGTGGTCCTGGGCGCGCTGCCAATCGCCAAGTTCGGCAACGACGCCCAGAAGAAGAAGCACCTGCCCAAGATCGCCGACGGCAACGAGATCGTGGTCTACTGCCAGACGGAACCGAGCGCGACCTGGGAGGCCAGCGGCGTTGAACTGACGGCCAAGAAGGAAGGCGACCACTACGTGCTGAACGGCACGAAGCTCTTCATCCCCCATGCCCACGTGGCCGATACGCTGCTTGTGGTGGCCCGGACGAGCAAGGGCGCCAAGGCGGAGGACGGCATCACGCTCTTCCTGGCGGACGCCAAGAGCCCCGGCATCAAGTTCGAGGGGCTGAAGACGATCGCCTCCGATCATCAGAGCGAGGTGACGTTCAAGGATGTGAAGGTTCCGGCCGCCAATGTCCTGGGCCACGCCGACAAGGGCTGGCAGATCGTGCACGCGATCTCCCTGTGGGGAGCGGCGGGCAAATGCGCGGAGATGGTGGGCGGCGCGCAGAAGGTCTTGGAGATGAGCGTTGACTATGCGAAGCAGCGCGTGCAGTTCGGCAGGCCGATCGGCAGCTTCCAGGCGATCCAGCACCACTGCGCCAATATGGTGACGGATGTGGACGGCTCCCGGTACATCGCCTATGAGGCGATCTGGCGCTTGAGCGAGGGGCTGGACGCCGAAAAGGAAGTCTCCATGGCGAAGGCCTGGGTGAGCGACGCCTACCGCCGCGTGTGCGCCCTTGGGCACCAGATCCACGGAGGCATCGGCTTCACGAAGGAACACGATATGCAGCTCTACTTCCGCCGGGCCAAGGCGGCCGAGCTGGCCTTCGGCGACGGGGATTTCCACCGGGAGCTGGTGGCGCAGAAGATCGGCATCTAG
- a CDS encoding histidine triad nucleotide-binding protein: protein MPADCIFCKIATGEIKSEMVDRDEKVFVIKDIHPQAPVHLLVIPFEHIASVAEIMKGKADLIGRMTLMANKAAADAGIAGKGYRLTINCGGEGGQTVGHLHMHVLGGRQMRGGMG, encoded by the coding sequence ATGCCGGCAGACTGCATCTTCTGCAAGATCGCCACGGGCGAGATCAAGAGCGAGATGGTGGATAGGGATGAGAAGGTCTTTGTGATCAAGGATATCCATCCCCAGGCGCCGGTGCATCTGCTGGTGATACCGTTCGAGCACATCGCCTCCGTGGCGGAGATCATGAAGGGGAAGGCCGACCTGATCGGGCGCATGACGCTGATGGCGAACAAGGCGGCGGCGGACGCGGGCATCGCCGGGAAGGGTTACCGGCTGACGATCAATTGCGGCGGCGAGGGCGGGCAGACGGTTGGGCATTTGCATATGCATGTGTTGGGCGGCCGGCAGATGCGCGGCGGCATGGGGTAG
- a CDS encoding cyclase family protein, which produces MTEKLRWTPPTYTVDAKGKVMGYVNKDVNNWGKWGPDDERGTLNYIDPQTVIAATKLVKRGKVINLALNIDPSAPFNRATPIKWMSSTSADGMLLPTEKLYYPGLQVNDDWITMPLQCSTQWDGLSHFCYEDVMYNGFWGGDVSASQGLSHLGIHQLREHLVGRGVLLDIARYKGLDFMTPGMPVTAQDLEGCAKKQNVQIKRGDILLIRTGHLERWPKVPLNERMAWIRGGEPGMGVSSAGWLHEKQVAAIAVDNSAAEVTPFEDSKGPRAFPWHVQVIRNLGMQVGEYWKLDVLSQDCAQDGVYEFFLSAPPLNITNAVGSPISPVAIK; this is translated from the coding sequence ATGACTGAAAAACTGCGCTGGACACCACCCACGTACACCGTGGACGCCAAAGGCAAAGTCATGGGCTACGTCAACAAAGACGTCAACAACTGGGGCAAATGGGGCCCCGACGACGAGCGTGGCACCCTCAACTACATAGACCCCCAGACCGTCATCGCCGCCACCAAGCTCGTCAAGCGCGGCAAAGTCATCAACCTCGCCCTCAACATAGACCCCTCCGCTCCCTTCAACCGCGCCACCCCCATCAAGTGGATGTCCTCCACCAGCGCCGATGGCATGCTCCTCCCTACCGAAAAGCTCTACTACCCAGGCCTCCAGGTCAACGACGATTGGATCACCATGCCCCTCCAATGCTCCACCCAGTGGGACGGCCTCTCCCACTTCTGTTATGAAGACGTCATGTACAACGGCTTCTGGGGCGGCGATGTCTCCGCCTCCCAGGGCCTCAGCCACCTCGGCATCCACCAGCTTCGCGAACACCTCGTCGGCCGAGGCGTCCTCTTGGACATCGCCCGCTACAAAGGCCTCGACTTCATGACCCCCGGCATGCCCGTTACCGCCCAGGACCTCGAAGGCTGCGCAAAAAAGCAGAACGTCCAGATCAAGCGCGGCGATATCCTCCTCATCCGCACCGGCCACCTCGAGCGCTGGCCCAAGGTTCCCCTCAACGAGCGCATGGCCTGGATACGCGGCGGCGAGCCCGGCATGGGCGTCTCCTCAGCCGGCTGGCTCCACGAAAAGCAGGTCGCCGCCATCGCCGTGGACAACTCCGCCGCCGAAGTCACGCCATTCGAAGATTCGAAGGGTCCCCGCGCCTTCCCCTGGCACGTCCAGGTCATCCGCAACCTCGGCATGCAGGTCGGCGAATACTGGAAGCTCGATGTCCTCTCCCAAGACTGCGCCCAAGACGGCGTCTACGAATTCTTCCTCTCCGCCCCTCCCCTCAACATCACCAACGCCGTCGGCAGCCCCATCAGCCCCGTCGCCATCAAATAG
- a CDS encoding CoA transferase has product MRTCAKGRWPLWSAGSRYGRRRRQNIDQGVISTPMEHSALAGIRVLDLTHHIAGPCATKLLADYGADVVKVERPEGDPARGIGPFSQDLPGPERSGSFLDLNTNKRSITLNLKSSLGVEIAKELAREAEIVVESFKPGTMERLGLGYDVLRESNPLVTLTSISNYGQTGPYRDFLGTDMVLYAAGGPMWGNAPLGRYPLRLPASTTQFHAGYMAAVATMIGYYGARYNGIGQHIDSSIFESEAGSVDRRLTGLLRYQYQGIVIERTVPRGQGFPCGVFACKDGYVNIWGGMQFYPNSVRMMGMPDLANDARFNTREQQANEDRRSEFEAEFFYPWVLEKTKQEVLDLARKNGVLCGALFTVQDLIESPHSKARNFFVDVTHAETGTAQYPGPLFKMARTPSEGWRAAPLLGEHNEDVYCRQLGFSKQDLVHMRQAGVI; this is encoded by the coding sequence ATGCGGACGTGCGCGAAGGGTCGCTGGCCTTTGTGGAGCGCCGGAAGCCGGTATGGCAGGCGCCGAAGGCAGAACATTGATCAGGGCGTGATCAGCACACCGATGGAACATTCAGCCCTGGCCGGAATACGGGTCCTTGACCTGACGCACCACATCGCGGGGCCGTGCGCGACGAAGCTGCTGGCGGACTACGGCGCGGATGTGGTGAAGGTGGAGCGGCCGGAGGGGGACCCGGCGCGAGGCATCGGCCCCTTTTCTCAGGACCTGCCGGGGCCGGAGCGCAGCGGGTCGTTCCTGGACCTGAACACGAACAAGCGCAGCATCACGCTGAACTTGAAGTCGTCGCTTGGGGTGGAGATCGCGAAGGAGCTGGCGCGTGAGGCGGAGATCGTGGTGGAGAGCTTCAAGCCGGGGACGATGGAGCGGCTTGGCCTTGGGTACGACGTGCTGCGGGAGAGCAATCCGCTCGTTACCCTGACGTCCATCTCCAACTACGGGCAGACGGGGCCGTACCGCGACTTTCTAGGCACCGACATGGTGCTGTACGCGGCCGGAGGGCCGATGTGGGGGAATGCGCCGCTGGGGCGCTATCCGCTGCGGCTGCCGGCGAGCACGACGCAGTTCCATGCGGGCTATATGGCGGCGGTGGCGACGATGATCGGCTATTACGGAGCGCGGTATAACGGGATCGGCCAACACATTGATTCTTCGATCTTCGAATCGGAGGCGGGAAGCGTGGACCGGCGGCTGACGGGACTGCTGCGCTACCAGTATCAGGGGATCGTCATCGAACGGACGGTGCCTCGAGGGCAAGGGTTCCCGTGCGGGGTCTTCGCATGCAAGGACGGCTATGTAAACATCTGGGGCGGGATGCAGTTCTACCCGAACAGCGTGCGGATGATGGGGATGCCGGATCTGGCGAACGACGCACGCTTCAACACGCGGGAGCAGCAGGCGAACGAAGACCGGAGGTCTGAGTTCGAGGCGGAGTTCTTCTACCCGTGGGTGCTGGAGAAGACGAAGCAAGAGGTGCTGGACCTGGCGCGGAAGAACGGGGTGCTGTGCGGCGCGCTGTTCACGGTGCAGGACTTGATCGAAAGTCCGCATTCGAAGGCGCGGAACTTTTTCGTGGACGTGACGCACGCGGAGACGGGGACGGCGCAGTATCCGGGTCCGCTGTTCAAGATGGCGCGAACGCCATCGGAGGGATGGAGGGCGGCTCCGCTCTTAGGCGAGCATAACGAGGATGTGTATTGCCGCCAATTGGGCTTCAGCAAGCAGGACCTGGTGCATATGCGGCAGGCGGGGGTGATTTAG
- a CDS encoding CoA transferase gives MEGERVGGFGLRLPLEGIRVLANTYTWAGPYAGMILADMGAEVILIESTQRWQWNTRGFMARPSKALVATLGSIGGAYVDKDPGERPWNRHAMFNSAARNKYSFTVDLLKPEGVEIVRRLASISDVLIENSTPGVMDKLGVGYEALRQVKPDLVFVSSSGMGARGPFAGHRGFGTQMEDLSGFTWLRAYPDGEPTDTPMTNHSDASAGAGIVLAVMHALAHRNRTGEGQWVDCSQSEKLINQVGEVVMDYTMNGRVEGTLGNRHRSMAPHGAYPCAGQDKWIAIAVSSDRQWEALKGLMGSPTWAEDRRFRTSLGRWKNQDDLDKGISEWTRRQSHQELFLRCQAAGVPAGALCDEAEISKDPQLWARDFFVPITSPEAGTHLHVGPLWQSSSVQFAVRKPDVRLGEDNAFVYKEVLGVAEETYGRLEREGHIGMDYVPHVT, from the coding sequence ATCGAGGGAGAGAGGGTTGGAGGCTTTGGTTTGAGGCTCCCGCTGGAAGGCATCCGCGTTTTGGCGAACACGTATACGTGGGCCGGGCCCTACGCCGGGATGATCCTGGCCGATATGGGGGCCGAGGTCATCCTCATCGAGTCCACGCAGCGATGGCAGTGGAATACGCGCGGCTTTATGGCGCGGCCTTCCAAGGCGCTGGTGGCGACGCTGGGATCCATCGGCGGGGCGTATGTGGACAAAGACCCCGGGGAGCGGCCGTGGAACCGCCATGCGATGTTCAATTCGGCGGCGCGGAACAAGTACAGCTTCACGGTGGACCTGCTGAAGCCGGAGGGCGTGGAGATCGTGCGCCGGCTGGCCTCCATATCCGACGTGTTGATCGAGAACAGCACGCCGGGAGTGATGGACAAGCTGGGGGTGGGCTATGAAGCGCTGCGGCAGGTGAAGCCGGACCTTGTCTTTGTCTCATCGAGCGGGATGGGGGCGCGGGGGCCGTTCGCGGGGCACCGAGGGTTCGGGACGCAGATGGAGGACCTTTCCGGGTTCACGTGGCTGCGTGCCTACCCGGACGGGGAACCGACGGATACGCCGATGACGAACCATTCGGACGCCTCAGCAGGGGCGGGGATCGTGCTGGCGGTGATGCACGCGCTGGCGCACCGGAACCGGACGGGCGAGGGGCAGTGGGTGGACTGCTCGCAGTCAGAGAAGCTCATCAACCAGGTGGGCGAGGTGGTGATGGACTATACGATGAACGGGCGGGTGGAGGGGACGCTGGGGAACCGCCACCGCTCGATGGCGCCGCACGGGGCGTACCCCTGCGCGGGGCAGGACAAGTGGATCGCGATCGCGGTCTCCAGCGACAGACAGTGGGAGGCGCTGAAGGGGCTGATGGGGAGCCCGACGTGGGCGGAGGACCGGAGATTCCGGACGAGCCTGGGGCGGTGGAAGAACCAGGACGACCTGGACAAGGGGATCAGCGAGTGGACGCGGAGGCAATCGCACCAGGAGCTGTTCCTGCGCTGCCAGGCGGCCGGCGTGCCCGCGGGGGCGCTGTGCGACGAGGCGGAGATCAGCAAGGACCCGCAGCTGTGGGCGCGGGACTTTTTTGTGCCGATCACGAGCCCGGAGGCGGGGACGCACCTGCATGTAGGGCCGCTGTGGCAATCGTCAAGCGTGCAATTCGCAGTCAGGAAACCTGATGTACGGCTAGGCGAGGACAATGCGTTTGTGTATAAAGAGGTGCTGGGCGTGGCAGAGGAGACGTACGGGCGCCTAGAGCGCGAAGGGCACATCGGGATGGACTATGTGCCGCATGTGACGTAG
- a CDS encoding Zn-ribbon domain-containing OB-fold protein: MTTQPPVKKYAKTLPVIDDESEPFWKGCKEHKLLIQKNMSTGKLFFYPRAMAPGDPKAKVEWVQVSGKGKVHTFTVIRQNIAPGFRDELPYIVAIIELDEGVQMMSNIVGCKPEEVSIGMAVKVQFEDVNEEISLPKFVKA; the protein is encoded by the coding sequence ATGACGACGCAACCGCCGGTGAAGAAGTATGCAAAGACGCTGCCGGTCATAGACGACGAGAGCGAGCCGTTCTGGAAGGGGTGCAAGGAGCATAAGCTGCTCATCCAGAAGAACATGTCCACCGGGAAGCTGTTCTTCTACCCCCGGGCCATGGCGCCGGGGGACCCGAAGGCGAAGGTGGAGTGGGTGCAGGTGAGCGGGAAGGGGAAGGTGCACACGTTCACGGTGATCCGGCAGAACATCGCGCCGGGGTTCCGGGACGAGCTGCCGTACATCGTGGCGATCATCGAGCTGGATGAAGGGGTGCAGATGATGAGCAATATCGTGGGATGCAAGCCGGAAGAGGTGAGCATCGGGATGGCGGTGAAGGTGCAGTTTGAGGATGTGAACGAAGAGATCTCACTTCCGAAGTTCGTGAAGGCATAG
- a CDS encoding SDR family oxidoreductase encodes MGILEGKCAVITGSGRGLGKAYAELFAKEGAKVVVNDVDRDVAEETAAGIKKAGGTVVVSAESVYPYESAGKIIQKCVDSFGRIDILVNNAGIVRDKTVWNMTVEEFDAVINVHLKGTFYCGQHAIRLMRAQRSGVIMNIVSGAHHGNFGQSNYSAAKGGIASMTYTWAVELARSNIRVNCVAPSGDTRMTQSIPDAQKNPNRRALPPEWTAPLIAYLCSDEAFWVHGQAFNSTGELYRIMRQPTYHTGIFKPGGWDIPSLKEVFKRVYFGQLENYGLGKPPYAYYNGLPKPEEKQ; translated from the coding sequence ATGGGCATCCTTGAAGGCAAGTGCGCCGTGATCACCGGCTCGGGCCGGGGTTTGGGCAAGGCGTACGCGGAGCTGTTCGCGAAGGAAGGCGCGAAGGTGGTGGTGAACGACGTTGACCGGGACGTGGCGGAGGAGACGGCGGCAGGGATCAAGAAGGCGGGGGGAACCGTCGTGGTCAGCGCGGAGAGCGTGTACCCGTACGAATCGGCGGGGAAGATCATCCAGAAGTGCGTTGACTCGTTCGGGCGCATTGACATCCTGGTGAATAACGCGGGCATCGTGCGCGATAAAACGGTGTGGAATATGACGGTGGAGGAGTTCGACGCTGTGATCAACGTCCACCTGAAGGGGACGTTCTATTGCGGGCAGCATGCGATCCGCCTGATGCGCGCGCAGCGGAGCGGTGTCATCATGAACATCGTGTCCGGGGCGCACCACGGGAACTTCGGCCAATCGAACTATTCGGCGGCGAAGGGCGGCATCGCTTCGATGACCTATACATGGGCGGTTGAGCTGGCGCGGTCCAACATCCGCGTCAACTGCGTGGCGCCCAGCGGCGATACGCGGATGACGCAGAGCATCCCTGATGCACAAAAGAACCCGAACAGGCGCGCGCTGCCTCCGGAGTGGACGGCGCCGCTGATCGCCTATCTGTGCAGCGACGAGGCGTTCTGGGTGCACGGCCAGGCGTTCAATTCAACGGGGGAGCTGTACCGGATCATGCGCCAGCCGACGTACCACACGGGCATCTTCAAGCCGGGCGGATGGGACATCCCTTCGCTGAAGGAAGTGTTCAAGCGAGTCTACTTCGGCCAGCTGGAGAACTATGGGTTGGGCAAGCCGCCATATGCCTATTACAACGGCCTGCCGAAGCCTGAGGAGAAGCAGTAG
- a CDS encoding TIGR03619 family F420-dependent LLM class oxidoreductase, with protein sequence MKVRIGVGLMGWPFPRREAAPLWEWVDFCEGSAVDSIWLADRVVAPTISLESMTFMGALAARTRRMKFGNSVLALPLRNPVVLAKEIATVDFISGGRMLPAVGIGTDNAAEFEATGTDIKERAGRTDEAMALMRRLWTENEVTFQGKYYKTTKVTVEPKPVQKPAPPIWIGGRTEAAFRRAGRLGDGWMASLVTPEEAGRGIEAIRRHAREAGRTVPEDHYGAIVSYLFAKSREEAERTAAQYGIGARSRPEVPIGKLNALGTAEDIAALIGEYVKRGVTKFVMRAACPPEQTMEQTRRLAEEVVPGWHKG encoded by the coding sequence ATGAAGGTGCGGATAGGCGTGGGACTAATGGGATGGCCGTTCCCGAGGCGCGAGGCGGCGCCGCTGTGGGAGTGGGTGGACTTTTGCGAGGGATCGGCGGTTGATTCAATATGGCTGGCGGACAGGGTGGTGGCGCCTACGATCAGCTTAGAGTCCATGACGTTCATGGGGGCGCTGGCGGCACGCACGAGGCGGATGAAGTTCGGGAATAGCGTGCTCGCGCTGCCGCTGCGGAACCCCGTGGTGCTGGCGAAGGAGATCGCGACGGTGGATTTCATCTCGGGCGGGCGGATGCTGCCCGCCGTGGGGATCGGGACGGACAACGCGGCGGAGTTCGAGGCGACGGGAACGGATATCAAGGAGCGGGCGGGCCGAACGGATGAGGCGATGGCGCTGATGCGTCGGCTGTGGACGGAGAACGAGGTGACGTTCCAGGGGAAGTATTACAAGACGACGAAGGTGACGGTGGAGCCTAAGCCGGTGCAGAAGCCTGCGCCGCCGATCTGGATCGGCGGGAGGACGGAGGCGGCCTTCCGCCGGGCGGGGCGGTTGGGGGATGGGTGGATGGCCTCGCTGGTGACGCCGGAGGAGGCGGGACGAGGGATCGAGGCGATACGGCGGCATGCGAGGGAGGCGGGTCGCACGGTGCCGGAGGACCACTACGGGGCCATCGTGAGCTATCTTTTCGCAAAGAGCCGGGAGGAGGCGGAGCGGACGGCGGCGCAGTACGGGATAGGGGCGCGATCACGGCCGGAAGTGCCAATAGGCAAGCTGAATGCGCTGGGAACGGCGGAGGATATAGCGGCGCTCATCGGGGAATATGTGAAGCGCGGGGTGACGAAGTTCGTGATGCGGGCGGCATGTCCGCCGGAGCAGACGATGGAGCAGACGCGGCGGCTGGCGGAGGAGGTTGTGCCGGGGTGGCACAAGGGGTAG
- a CDS encoding RraA family protein: MPEAPLTADQLARLAKITSPTICNAIETFNVIPYSEGFMTPEIKCILPKLGVMTGYAVTATISAREPGPNPPRVKSADLWDHILSIPAPRILVIHDEDYPNPIGSFWGEVNASIHKALGVIGTVTDGGVRDLDEVERAGFHFFAKEVLVSHAYVHLVSFGLPVRVGGMVVNPGDLLHGDKHGVANIPLSIAAKVADAATAIEEKEQRIIQMARSAPSPEKFHEMMTQRRS, translated from the coding sequence ATGCCCGAAGCTCCATTGACCGCCGATCAACTGGCCCGACTCGCCAAAATCACCTCGCCCACCATCTGCAACGCCATCGAAACCTTCAACGTCATCCCCTACAGCGAAGGCTTCATGACCCCTGAGATTAAGTGCATCCTCCCCAAACTCGGCGTTATGACCGGCTATGCCGTCACCGCCACCATCTCCGCCCGCGAGCCCGGCCCTAACCCGCCCCGCGTCAAGAGCGCCGACCTCTGGGATCACATCCTGAGCATCCCTGCGCCGCGCATCCTCGTCATCCATGATGAAGACTACCCCAACCCCATCGGCTCCTTCTGGGGCGAAGTCAACGCCAGCATCCACAAGGCCCTCGGCGTCATCGGCACCGTCACCGATGGCGGCGTCCGCGACTTGGACGAAGTCGAGCGCGCAGGCTTCCACTTCTTCGCCAAGGAAGTCCTCGTCTCCCACGCTTACGTCCACCTGGTGAGCTTCGGCCTTCCCGTCCGCGTCGGCGGCATGGTCGTCAACCCCGGCGACCTCCTCCACGGCGATAAGCACGGCGTCGCCAACATCCCCCTCTCCATTGCCGCCAAAGTCGCCGACGCCGCGACTGCTATCGAAGAGAAAGAACAGCGCATCATCCAGATGGCCCGCAGCGCCCCCTCCCCCGAAAAATTCCACGAAATGATGACCCAGCGCCGCTCATAA